The genomic DNA ACAGGAGGAATTTCAAAAACGAATTCCTTTCCGGTTCTAAGATCTGGGTACGATTTAATAACTTGCGGTATTACATCTTTTGCTCTTGCTAATAAAACTTGATCCCCTACCCGTATATCCTTTAAAGATATGTTTTTAAAGTTATGAAGCGTAGCACGACTATTGGTAGTACCGCCAATTTCTACAGGCGTTAGCTCCCCTACAGGTGTTAGTTGGCCTGTCTTACCTACTTGTATAACTATATCTCTAAGTGTTGTAATAGCATCAAGAGAAGAAAATTTGTATGCTAGAGCCCATCGCGGATGCTTACTTGTATACCCCAATTCCTCTCTTAAAGCTAGTCGGTTATATTTAATAACTAAACCGTCAATCATATGAGATAAATGAGGACGTACTTTTTCATCATACGTTTGTATATACTCTAAAAAGCGTGCTGTTTCTTCTTCCCAATTACAATTTTTATCTTCAAAAAATACAACGGTATCAGAAATCTCGAAACCTAATGAACGAACAAATTCTATTCGTTCAGTGTCATATGTGAATTCCATACCTTCTACTTCAATAACCTCAATTACATATGCTTTTAAACCCCTTTTCCGAGCCAAGGAGCCATCTAATGTACGAATAGTACCAGATGCAAGATTACGTGTATTTGAGTACTCTCCGTTGATATTAATGCGGTTAAACTCTTCGAAGGGTACTACTACCTCAAATCGCAATTTAAGATTTTTATTAAAAGGTATTTTCTTAGGAATGTTATCGATTTGAGAGAAGGAATGTAAAACACGTTCGCCTTCATATCCATTACCCCTAGTAACACTATCAGCAAGAGAACCGTGATCATAGTTCCCTATGTAATCAGCTGCTACTGTTTATCCATCTTCTTTGTTTTGAACAATTATTGATTCGCCTTTACGTTGATTGATAAATTTTAACAAGCCCTCTTCTGTTGTAGTTTTATGAAGCGATAACATTGGCTGGCTATGATTAACTTTCTCTAGTGACTCGGCAAAGCTAGTGACAATCCGTTGGGTTGGTGAATTAAGATCTACAGCATGTGGATTTACCGCTTCAAGTTTAATTAATTCCTGGTATAAGCCATCGTACATAGAATCGGTAATGATAGGTATGTTTCGATCATAAAGCTTATCATGTACAATAATTGTCTTTTGTAGTGCACCCATATAATCTTCAATGCTTACTTGGCTTTTTAGCTCCAGGACTTCTATGTTTTCAATTGAATAATTAGTTCTGGTTGATTTAAGTTCTTTAATTAAGCCCTGTTTCCCAAATTCATTTGCAATAGATAAAGCTGTCTCATACTGTAACTCGTTCACAACAAGTAACTCTTCAGCATGTTTTTTCTCATTATCTGAGTAATAATGAAAAATTGCTTTCATTGCGGGATATTTAATCCCTTCTTCTTGTAATTGATCGAATAATGTCATTTCTTTTGTCATATTCTATTACTCCCTTATATTTTTTCATTTCAAAAAACATGAAAAAAGCACTTCAACATGACAAATGTTCACACTACTCCCTTGGAAGTAAATGAACACTTGCTATTGAAGTGCTTTTTGACTCTTCACCGTTTGGTTAGAGATAATCAGTTAATCGAAATGTTATTACTAAGTATATTAAAGCAAAACCGTTTTTACAAACATATTTAGATTTTTTTCTTATAGTGACTTCTTTAGATTGCACAAGTCAGGATTTAATATGAAAATACTCTAAGCCCATCTTTAAATTTAGCCTCTATAACCTCAGTGCCCAATGTACAAGTTATTTTGTTTTTCTTTGTATCTATTGTTAGCACGTGGCTGCACCATTCTGTTCTAACCTCAACTACCATTTGAGAAGGCCATTCTGAAGCATACTTAACTAAATTATAATTTTGAAGTGGAACTAAGTAAGCTCGTTTCACTGTTTCCCAATCTTGATCGTAGAGCCCTATCCAGCCTTTATGTATATCAAAACCTTCACAAAGACTAAACCGGACATTTTTGGCCATTTCAGAACCATACTCATTAATTAGGAAATTCTCCATATCTAAACAAGCTTCTACCAATGATAGATTTGCTAAATTAAACGATATATCACCACCTATATTGAACTGAAAATTATTAGATATTTTTAATTTTCTACTCTTAGTAAGTAATTTATATTTTATTTGAAGACTTTTTGATATTGCTTCAAGAACACCATTCTCAATTAAATCTTTAAAGTAATCGGATGTGTTTTTGTATCGAATTAAATAATAATCAACATCAAATGACACTATAGGGAGTTTCAATTCATTTCTAATCAAAATAAAGCTAAATGTGTTAGAAAGAACTTTGTGATATTCAACCTTAAAATATTGATCATACTTATACGTCTTTAATATGTTGTCCACGACATTTTGAAAACGTTGAAATTCCTTTTCCCAAGCCATCACGTTAACTATTTTTTCTACATATTCTTTAATTTTTATTTCAAGATCTTTGTGGTAAAACTCACTTAGTAATACACGTAATGGTTTAATAGTAAAAACTTCTTTTTCAGGACTAATAGCTATTTGAGTAAATAAACTTGTCTTAAGATTTACTTTTTCTAGAAGCGGTGCTTTGAGAGTTATTCCAAACTTTTGACTATAGTATCTTAAGGTATTAGTCAACACGGATTGATAAGTTAAATCATCTTGGGCAATGGTTTCTTTTCCGACTACAACATCGGCAAAATAACGAATTTCCTTTACATTAATGACTTTTGCTAAATCTAAAGTAAACCAAACGTATGAATTACCCTCTAATCTCATTATTGGCAATGTAGGTAAGAACCGAGAAAAGCCTTTAAAGGCAATGTTTAATTTGAACTGAAAAATTTGATCCTTTTGTAAATACTCTACAAAATCATAGGGGAATAAATAATTCATTTGATATAGTAGGTCTCTATCATTTGATAATCGTAGAGGAAGAGTGCCATTGTCAGTTGCAAATACTAATAAATCTTTCCTCTCGTTCAACGTAATACTCTGTACCAACTCATAAGGGATATTCTGACTTGTTAAGTCCAAGTTCAATTGTTCCTCTTGTTCTAATAGTATCCGCTTTTCTTCAGCATTTTCTTTAGCTATTTTTTCTTCAACTTCTATCTCGATCGCTTTATTTTTCAACCATTTAAACATGTAAACAACTCCTTAACAATTAATAAAGTTAAAATTAGTTAAGACAGCAACTGATATTTTTGAATCCAATGGGTATATTCTTTTAAGGGTGCGAATGCTTCTTGAAGAGACAGTTAAATTATTGTGGTTTATGTTAAACTCTAGCTCAGGGAAGGTTCTGATAAGTTCTCCAATTAAGGTAACTTGGTCAATTTTCCGCTCCTGTTTCAAACCACCATGCAGATAATATTCAAAAATACCTTCTCGATATGTAAATTCAATTATTTCCTTAAAAGAAGGTGTATAAGATATTTGGCTTACTGAAGGGGTTGCCAGTTGTTTTATCATTTGATTTTCATTTCGTAACCAAGCATTCTCTTGTTCTAAAAGAAAAATTTTATCTTCAGTTAATTCATCTACCCTCTGTCGAAGTGCAATTATTTCGGCTTGCCCAGAAGAGTTACTGTTTCGTAATCGTTCTTCATATAAGTCCTTTTTTAATCTCAAATTTTCTCTTTCAACTTCTAATAGGTTTTCATCTTCACCAGGAAATCCAAAAATAGAAGCTAATTTTAGAATCAATTTGTCCGAAATGTATTTAAATACCATAGATAAAAACCCCTTTCTTTAGGTTTCATTAGCAACTAGAGGTAATAGGAGTTTAAATGGAATATTGTCTTCCAATAATTTCACGTTTGTCTGTTGCGTAATAAATGTCGTCTATAAATGTGTTGTAATCGTAAGTAACGATAATATCTGAACTTGGAAAACCATAATGTAATGTTCGTAGTAGTAATGCCAAATCTATATGATCCTCCTCTTTGAAGAATTGATTGTATAATAACTGTCCTTTTTGATAATAAGGAGGGTCAATGAACAACGTTGCGTTGTCCTTAAAAAACCAATCTCCAATGAATTTAGTTGCTTGCTCACAATGGATTTCAATATTATCAGCCATATTGTGGATTCTATTAATTCTTTTAATTAATGTATTTGGATTCCACCGAGACGTTAAATTCTCTATAGAGCCATTAATTCCACCTAAAGGGTTAGCTTTCGCTATACCGCTATATGCAAGCCGATTAACTATTAAAGTGTTCCATGCGGCCTCTACCATATCTAAGTTAAGATAATCAGTTTTTATTAAATTCTGGGCTTTAAAAAAAGCCTTGTGCGTTGGTTTAAACGTAATAATTCTGTCTATTAAAGATTCAGGAGAATAGAGCATACACCACCATAACGAGTAGATACCGTAATCGAGATCATTTAACATTAATTTTTGAGCAACACCTGCTTCAAGAAGTGATAGTTCGAAACTTCCGCCCCCGACAAATGGAGAAATAATTGTGTTACATTTATCCCTGTTTAAAAGAGAAAATAAGTACGGTATCAACTTACTTTTACCTCCTGGATAACGTAGAGGTGACAGTTGCTGTTTTAACTTAGTTTGAACAGAAATCTTTTGTATCTCTTTTGATTTTTCTTCTAATACGATAACAAATTGATGGTTTTTGTACTCCGCTTCATCCCAAAAGTTGAAGGAATCGCAATTAGCACACCACCAACCTTGATCATTAATATCATCATGATCATCGTAAAAACAATTCCTACAGACATACGAATGATGTTTTCTACATTCATTACAATGGACATTCTCCAACGGGATGCCTCCTTTACTAGTTGTTTCAGACCATTTTCAATTTAATTATGAGATAGCTATCGTAGGTTGTAAAAAAACCAAAAAGATATAAAAAACACCCCTCTACACAAAAATAATCATGTAGGAAAGGTGTTAAGTTTTGGGGTATTTATTAATGATGTTTAGGTAAACGGAACTTTAGGTGCGCTTGTTTATAACCCTTATTTTAGTAGCCAATTGCTGCCCAATGTGAATCCCATTCTATAACAGCTTTACCTAGCCTATATGGAAAGTCCACACGCTTCATTATCTGCTATAAAAGAGCCTATAAGCCATTTCTTTTCAGCAGTACCCCCTTTTAACGGAATTTCTATTGAGGGCATTTCAATGTATTGCTGTTAGACATATAAATTGTCTGTATTGAAGATTCATACCATAAGGTGCATATCAAGATGTTAAATTTTTTTCAATAAACCTAAATTCATTCGAGTTATAAAATTGTCCAATTCAATTTGTTTAAGTGGTTGAGATATATAGTAACCTTGAATTGCGTCATACTTTGTCTCTAATAAAAAGCTAAATTGATCGAATCGTTCTACTCCTTCAATAATAAATTTCAAATCTAGAGCTTTAATAAATTTTGAAAGTAGGACAATTACTTTTTTATTGGTTTGTTCCCCCATAAATACCCGATCTAGCTTAACGCCATCAAAATTGAAAGTAGCTAAATATTGAAAGTTAGAATACCCAGTACCGAAGTCATCAATAAACAACAAATGACCACGTTCTCGAATACGTTTCAAATTGTCTCTAACCTCTATACTTGCTAATGATTCTTCTGTTAACTCGAACGCTATTCTTCTGTTTTCATTGAAATTAATACTCTCAAGGTGTTCCAATAACCAAGTAATGTCTTTAACTAATGAAGCAGTTAAGTTAATCGTGATATAGACAATTTGCTTGTATTTATTTAATATAGCTACCACATCATTTATTATTTTTTTGGTTAAGTTAATCAATAATCCTTCCCTATCTAAAATCGGAATAAATACATTAGGCGTTATAATTCCTAAGTCTTTTGAATTCCATCGCATCAATGCCTCAAAGGAAAGTTGGTTATTTTTATGCAAAATTGGTTGAAATACTGTGCTAAATTCTTTAATATCTAGACCGTCCTTAAAGACAGCATTTTCTGATCGATTTGAAACCTGGCGCAAGTAATGTAGTGCAGGTAATTGCCGGTTTTCAACAAGTAATGACTGGACTACCATTCCATCATTTAAAGTAATTTCCTTAATAATTTTAGAGGCTTCTTGAATATCTAAGATTATTACAAACTCATCTTCATAAACTCTAT from Lysinibacillus irui includes the following:
- a CDS encoding EAL domain-containing protein, which codes for MTLFSTNYVSNRDCAIESINGKTSFALIYVKLKDSKWNEGGQNTKDDLDFLERTVSSQRGSIEWYRVYEDEFVIILDIQEASKIIKEITLNDGMVVQSLLVENRQLPALHYLRQVSNRSENAVFKDGLDIKEFSTVFQPILHKNNQLSFEALMRWNSKDLGIITPNVFIPILDREGLLINLTKKIINDVVAILNKYKQIVYITINLTASLVKDITWLLEHLESINFNENRRIAFELTEESLASIEVRDNLKRIRERGHLLFIDDFGTGYSNFQYLATFNFDGVKLDRVFMGEQTNKKVIVLLSKFIKALDLKFIIEGVERFDQFSFLLETKYDAIQGYYISQPLKQIELDNFITRMNLGLLKKI
- a CDS encoding DNA adenine methylase, which translates into the protein MENVHCNECRKHHSYVCRNCFYDDHDDINDQGWWCANCDSFNFWDEAEYKNHQFVIVLEEKSKEIQKISVQTKLKQQLSPLRYPGGKSKLIPYLFSLLNRDKCNTIISPFVGGGSFELSLLEAGVAQKLMLNDLDYGIYSLWWCMLYSPESLIDRIITFKPTHKAFFKAQNLIKTDYLNLDMVEAAWNTLIVNRLAYSGIAKANPLGGINGSIENLTSRWNPNTLIKRINRIHNMADNIEIHCEQATKFIGDWFFKDNATLFIDPPYYQKGQLLYNQFFKEEDHIDLALLLRTLHYGFPSSDIIVTYDYNTFIDDIYYATDKREIIGRQYSI
- the ligA gene encoding NAD-dependent DNA ligase LigA, with translation MGNYDHGSLADSVTRGNGYEGERVLHSFSQIDNIPKKIPFNKNLKLRFEVVVPFEEFNRININGEYSNTRNLASGTIRTLDGSLARKRGLKAYVIEVIEVEGMEFTYDTERIEFVRSLGFEISDTVVFFEDKNCNWEEETARFLEYIQTYDEKVRPHLSHMIDGLVIKYNRLALREELGYTSKHPRWALAYKFSSLDAITTLRDIVIQVGKTGQLTPVGELTPVEIGGTTNSRATLHNFKNISLKDIRVGDQVLLARAKDVIPQVIKSYPDLRTGKEFVFEIPPVCPECGGPLEYSGENLFCRGMNCEPQKLGKLEHFVSRNAMNIQGIGEKTIETLYENGILQDFSDIYNLKHHREAITSFEGFGTTTFNKLIKEVEKSKNQSLNNVLYSLSINHIGETASKDLAKVFSSMEEILQLAENPAKLNTKILSLDNFGEKMANEFVSYFTNKDNVELVKRLLNHGLTMQAAKPLTASKAVLKDKVFVITGTFSRDRKAFKSEIESFGGKVTGSVSKKTDYLLMGAGVEGKTKHTDALNLGIKILSEEDYLELIK